A stretch of Candidatus Sphingomonas phytovorans DNA encodes these proteins:
- a CDS encoding helix-turn-helix transcriptional regulator: protein MDRLRTYEDCEGAPRPVSALASDHPDGDHVAPHRHPRAQLIHTLSGVMTVTSRAGSWVVPAGRAVWMPPHEEHAIRIAGHVSMRTVFVRDDARACLPQCCEVLEVSPFLREAIVAATSIPLDYATGGRDARIMELILDEIEAAPRLYLHVPMPRDPRLARLCAGLIANPAAPATLERLGADIHVSGRTLARMFHRELGMSFGEWLRRMRLLLSLPRLAAGVSVLEVAMEHGYDSPSAFAAMFRRTLGVSPTAYFDRDQRPPD, encoded by the coding sequence ATGGACAGATTACGCACCTATGAAGATTGCGAAGGCGCGCCGCGCCCGGTTTCGGCGCTGGCGAGCGACCATCCCGACGGCGATCATGTCGCGCCGCATCGTCATCCGCGCGCGCAGCTCATCCACACGCTGTCTGGGGTGATGACCGTGACCAGCCGTGCGGGAAGCTGGGTGGTGCCCGCCGGCCGCGCTGTGTGGATGCCACCTCATGAGGAGCATGCGATCCGGATCGCTGGCCACGTCAGCATGCGGACGGTGTTCGTGCGCGACGACGCCCGCGCCTGCCTGCCGCAATGTTGCGAGGTGTTGGAGGTGTCGCCGTTCCTGCGCGAGGCAATCGTCGCGGCAACGTCTATCCCGCTCGATTATGCGACGGGCGGGCGCGACGCCCGGATCATGGAGTTGATCCTCGACGAGATCGAGGCGGCTCCACGCTTGTACCTGCATGTTCCGATGCCACGCGACCCGCGCCTTGCGCGCCTCTGTGCTGGGCTCATCGCCAATCCGGCCGCGCCCGCGACATTGGAGCGTCTCGGCGCGGACATCCATGTCAGCGGGCGGACGCTGGCACGGATGTTCCATCGCGAACTCGGCATGAGCTTCGGCGAATGGTTGCGGCGGATGCGGCTGCTGCTGAGCCTGCCCCGGCTCGCCGCCGGGGTGTCGGTGCTGGAGGTCGCGATGGAGCATGGGTATGACAGCCCAAGCGCCTTCGCCGCGATGTTCCGCAGGACACTGGGCGTGTCCCCAACCGCATATTTCGATCGGGATCAGCGGCCGCCCGATTGA
- a CDS encoding TolC family protein yields the protein MSHPFRNVCASLLAASGLAGCATGPSRPPRPTITAPAVLADDGATNPDAPASQWWKLFDEPSLDALVEEALANNRDLRVAAARLLQARASLSETRGARMPTTGVSADAGAGSTLEDQIAAVAAGDDQIRSGSRFGLGIGVAWEVDLFGRLRAAISAAKAEARAASAMQDGVRVAIAAGVTEGWVTACGFAHQADIARRSLAVAREDRELAERMRAAGIGTPADVLQAEALVAQAEAALPPLEEARHRALTDLAVLTGHIPTEMPVAAAECRAPPKLAIAIPVGDGAALLRRRPDLRAAEQAVAASTARIGIAVGDLYPRLSLGGTAASSSPSIDGLGARQNFVWRAGPLLSWSFPNLSAARARIHRARAGEAAALAAFDSAILGALKEVNQAAAGYGSLLSRSEQLRVAADRMSRAAALVRARRKAGDATAFEVLDADRSETAAQSALADADTRVAAAQVVLFKTLGGGWEQAPAVTLPRPQRSSAATAVPFSEYSRHDR from the coding sequence GTGAGTCATCCGTTTCGCAATGTCTGTGCATCCCTTCTCGCCGCGTCCGGGCTCGCCGGATGCGCGACGGGGCCATCCCGGCCGCCGCGCCCTACGATAACCGCACCAGCGGTGCTGGCAGACGATGGCGCGACGAACCCCGACGCGCCGGCCTCGCAATGGTGGAAACTGTTCGACGAGCCATCGCTCGACGCACTGGTCGAGGAGGCGCTGGCCAATAATCGCGATTTGCGGGTCGCCGCGGCGCGCCTGCTGCAAGCTCGCGCAAGCCTGAGCGAAACACGCGGGGCGCGGATGCCGACGACCGGCGTATCGGCCGACGCCGGCGCGGGCAGCACGCTGGAGGATCAGATTGCCGCCGTGGCTGCGGGCGACGACCAGATCCGGTCGGGTTCGCGCTTTGGGCTGGGCATCGGCGTCGCATGGGAGGTCGACTTGTTCGGGCGGCTCCGCGCCGCGATCAGCGCGGCCAAAGCCGAGGCGCGGGCGGCGAGCGCGATGCAGGACGGTGTTCGGGTCGCGATCGCGGCGGGCGTGACCGAGGGCTGGGTGACGGCATGCGGCTTCGCCCATCAGGCCGATATCGCTCGCCGATCGCTCGCCGTGGCGCGGGAGGACCGCGAGCTTGCCGAGCGGATGCGCGCGGCGGGCATCGGCACGCCCGCCGACGTGCTGCAGGCGGAGGCGCTGGTCGCCCAGGCAGAGGCCGCGCTTCCTCCCCTGGAGGAAGCGCGTCACCGTGCGCTGACCGACCTCGCGGTTCTTACCGGCCATATCCCGACCGAGATGCCCGTCGCAGCGGCCGAATGCCGCGCGCCACCCAAGCTCGCGATCGCCATCCCGGTCGGCGACGGTGCCGCGCTCCTGCGTCGTCGCCCCGATCTGCGTGCCGCCGAACAGGCAGTGGCCGCCAGCACCGCGCGGATCGGCATCGCGGTCGGCGATCTTTATCCGCGCCTGTCGCTGGGCGGCACGGCGGCCTCATCTTCCCCATCGATCGACGGTCTCGGTGCGCGGCAGAATTTCGTATGGCGAGCCGGACCGCTGCTATCGTGGAGCTTTCCGAACCTCAGCGCAGCCCGCGCGCGGATCCATCGGGCGCGGGCGGGCGAAGCGGCGGCGCTGGCCGCTTTCGACTCGGCGATCCTGGGGGCGCTCAAGGAGGTGAACCAGGCTGCGGCAGGCTATGGGAGCCTTCTCAGCCGCAGCGAGCAGCTACGCGTCGCCGCCGATCGCATGTCGCGCGCCGCCGCGCTTGTCCGCGCCCGACGGAAGGCGGGAGATGCCACGGCATTCGAGGTGCTCGATGCCGATCGATCGGAAACGGCCGCGCAGTCCGCGCTCGCCGATGCCGATACCCGAGTCGCGGCCGCGCAGGTCGTGTTGTTCAAGACGCTGGGCGGCGGCTGGGAACAGGCCCCCGCCGTCACGCTGCCGCGTCCCCAAAGATCCAGCGCCGCCACGGCGGTGCCTTTTTCCGAGTATTCCCGTCATGACCGCTGA
- a CDS encoding HlyD family secretion protein has translation MLVAAGALALLAVTGFALHWWSVGRFLIETDNAYVRADVVAIAPRVAGNIVSVAVADNQRVRAGDILARIDDRDYRIRVAEAEGAAAAARADISAAAARIANLDARSTQQRSAIAQDVAAVSARAADAHLATLAYRRQSDLARQQITSTRMLETAEADAGRTGAGLAEARAKLATSRDALPVLATERHAAAADLDKAKAALRRSEAVLDAARLDLDRTVIRAPVAGLVGQRVVRAGQYAEVGTPLMALVPGTAFVVANYKETQVARVRPGQPVRIMIDAFGGAALNGHVDSFAPASGAQFALLPPDNATGNFTKIVQRMPLRIRIDAGQSQAGGLRPGMSVETIVDTRGNR, from the coding sequence ATGCTGGTCGCGGCCGGCGCGCTGGCGCTGCTTGCCGTCACCGGGTTCGCGCTTCATTGGTGGAGCGTCGGCCGCTTCCTGATCGAGACCGACAATGCCTATGTGCGCGCTGACGTCGTCGCGATCGCGCCGCGCGTCGCGGGCAATATCGTCTCGGTTGCGGTCGCCGACAATCAGCGGGTGCGCGCGGGTGACATTCTCGCGCGGATCGATGATCGCGATTACCGCATCAGGGTTGCTGAAGCGGAAGGCGCCGCGGCGGCAGCGCGGGCGGATATATCCGCCGCGGCGGCGCGGATCGCCAATCTCGACGCGCGATCGACACAGCAGCGCAGCGCGATTGCACAGGATGTCGCGGCGGTCTCCGCGCGGGCGGCTGACGCTCACCTCGCCACGCTCGCCTATCGCCGCCAGTCCGATCTCGCCCGCCAACAGATCACGAGCACCCGGATGCTCGAAACCGCCGAGGCCGATGCCGGCCGTACGGGCGCTGGCCTGGCCGAAGCACGCGCAAAGCTCGCCACGTCGCGCGATGCCCTGCCGGTGCTGGCAACCGAACGGCACGCCGCCGCCGCTGATCTGGACAAGGCGAAAGCCGCGCTGCGCCGGTCGGAAGCAGTGCTCGATGCCGCTCGGCTCGATCTCGATCGCACTGTGATCCGCGCGCCGGTCGCCGGGCTGGTCGGGCAACGCGTCGTGCGCGCCGGCCAATATGCCGAGGTGGGAACGCCGTTGATGGCCCTGGTGCCGGGGACGGCCTTTGTCGTCGCCAACTACAAGGAAACCCAGGTCGCGCGAGTCCGCCCCGGCCAGCCGGTACGGATCATGATCGATGCGTTCGGCGGCGCTGCGCTCAACGGTCATGTCGACAGTTTCGCGCCCGCCTCCGGTGCGCAATTCGCGCTGTTGCCGCCTGACAACGCCACCGGCAATTTCACCAAGATCGTTCAGCGCATGCCTTTGCGCATCCGCATCGATGCGGGCCAGTCGCAAGCTGGCGGGTTGCGCCCCGGCATGTCGGTGGAGACCATCGTCGACACGCGCGGCAACCGCTAA
- a CDS encoding DHA2 family efflux MFS transporter permease subunit: MSLRAWVAVLGGVVGCFMAGMNVHVTNASLPDVRGSLGASFEEGSWITTAYLVAEIIIIPMTGWLVSVFSTRRVLMVGTGGFVLFSIACSLAPDINTMIVARALQGAFGGVLIPLSFQIIVTELPPSRHPFGMALFAVANNVAQAAGPSLGGWLTDAYSWRWIFYLQVPPGLLLLAAIGWATPRSALSLGKLRSGDWSGIVAMAVGLSALQIVLEEGGRKDWFASSYIVGMTAIATLFLVAFVIIQLRRRNPLINLRLLGRYNFGLASLMQFTFGAIVFGVVFLVPNYFAEAHGYNAAQIGLTMIPYGLIQLVMSFATPRLMKWTSVQTIIILGFVVMAAGCLMNIHLDGDAAANVIVPSLVVRGIGQSFIVVALGVMAVDGLEKSEIGSASGLFSTVRNIGGAIGIAAAGQFVVEREKLHAARIGEAVSPYSPEFHERMIGMVRAFAHQQIDRVSAFHGLQAAGLRQQSLALMNRIVHHDALLLAYSDAFLIAGSAMLACACGGAFLKRRRG; encoded by the coding sequence GTGTCGCTCCGCGCTTGGGTCGCGGTGCTGGGGGGCGTCGTCGGGTGCTTCATGGCGGGCATGAACGTCCACGTCACCAATGCCTCGCTGCCTGATGTCCGCGGATCGCTCGGCGCGTCGTTCGAGGAGGGATCATGGATCACAACCGCCTATCTGGTCGCGGAGATCATCATCATCCCGATGACCGGCTGGCTGGTGTCGGTCTTTTCGACGCGGCGCGTGCTGATGGTTGGGACCGGTGGCTTCGTCCTGTTCTCGATCGCCTGTTCGCTTGCCCCCGATATCAACACGATGATCGTCGCCCGCGCGCTGCAAGGGGCGTTCGGAGGCGTGCTGATTCCCTTGTCGTTCCAGATCATCGTCACCGAATTGCCGCCGTCCAGGCATCCGTTCGGGATGGCCTTGTTCGCGGTCGCCAACAATGTCGCGCAGGCGGCCGGCCCCTCGCTCGGCGGCTGGCTGACCGATGCCTATAGCTGGCGCTGGATATTCTATCTTCAGGTCCCGCCCGGCCTGCTGTTGCTCGCGGCGATCGGCTGGGCCACGCCGCGCAGCGCACTGTCGCTCGGGAAGCTGCGTAGTGGCGACTGGAGCGGGATCGTCGCCATGGCGGTTGGTCTCTCCGCCTTGCAGATCGTGCTGGAGGAGGGCGGGCGCAAGGACTGGTTCGCCTCCTCCTACATCGTCGGCATGACGGCGATCGCCACGCTGTTCCTTGTCGCCTTCGTCATCATTCAACTGCGCCGGCGGAACCCGCTGATCAACCTGCGTCTCCTCGGCCGCTACAATTTCGGGCTGGCCAGCCTGATGCAATTCACCTTCGGCGCGATCGTGTTCGGGGTGGTCTTTCTGGTGCCCAATTATTTCGCGGAGGCACATGGCTATAATGCGGCACAGATCGGCCTGACGATGATCCCCTATGGCCTGATCCAGCTCGTCATGTCCTTCGCCACACCCCGGCTGATGAAATGGACGAGCGTGCAGACGATCATCATCCTCGGCTTCGTCGTCATGGCGGCGGGGTGCCTGATGAACATCCATCTCGACGGGGATGCCGCGGCGAACGTGATCGTGCCGTCGCTGGTGGTGCGCGGCATCGGCCAGTCGTTCATCGTCGTCGCGCTGGGTGTGATGGCGGTCGACGGGCTGGAGAAGTCGGAGATCGGCTCGGCCTCGGGGTTGTTTTCCACCGTTCGCAATATCGGCGGCGCGATCGGCATCGCGGCGGCCGGCCAGTTCGTGGTCGAGCGCGAGAAGCTCCACGCAGCGCGGATCGGCGAAGCGGTCAGCCCTTATTCGCCCGAGTTCCACGAGCGCATGATCGGCATGGTGCGCGCCTTCGCGCACCAGCAGATTGACCGCGTATCAGCGTTTCACGGGCTCCAGGCGGCTGGATTGCGGCAACAGTCATTGGCGCTGATGAACCGGATCGTCCATCACGATGCGCTGCTGCTCGCCTATAGCGACGCTTTCCTGATTGCCGGTTCGGCCATGCTGGCGTGTGCTTGTGGCGGCGCCTTCCTCAAACGAAGACGAGGCTAG
- a CDS encoding TetR/AcrR family transcriptional regulator, which produces MAPAAPSQGYGATSMEQVVTACGVGRDTVYRRFPSKLALFGSAIRQIREDTDKRFADFSISRRGNGLERLRAAMRLYDVNLEPRLIAYRRIAFSEAAVVGKGLAQEPSPISDSLIELISEAQADGLLLPADPAEILRLLFDAVISGPVMRAMSVIGDEANVALQEQEFQSNWAMLIAGLEPR; this is translated from the coding sequence ATTGCCCCTGCTGCGCCATCCCAGGGCTATGGTGCGACGTCGATGGAACAGGTCGTCACCGCATGCGGCGTAGGTCGGGATACGGTGTATCGGCGCTTTCCGTCCAAGCTTGCCTTGTTCGGCAGCGCGATCCGACAGATACGGGAAGATACGGACAAGCGCTTCGCGGACTTCTCGATCAGCCGCCGGGGGAACGGCCTGGAACGTCTGCGCGCAGCGATGCGGCTCTACGACGTCAATCTTGAACCCCGGCTGATCGCCTACAGGAGGATCGCCTTCAGTGAAGCAGCCGTCGTTGGCAAAGGCCTCGCGCAGGAGCCGAGCCCGATCTCCGACAGTCTGATCGAGCTCATTTCCGAAGCGCAAGCCGATGGCCTGCTGCTCCCGGCCGATCCCGCCGAGATTCTGCGACTGCTGTTCGACGCCGTCATCAGCGGCCCGGTCATGCGCGCGATGTCAGTGATCGGTGACGAGGCGAATGTTGCGCTGCAAGAACAGGAATTCCAAAGCAACTGGGCCATGCTGATAGCGGGACTCGAGCCGCGCTGA
- a CDS encoding PepSY-associated TM helix domain-containing protein — protein sequence MAQQGQSSPAGADRASLDTIAAAVRKTEPSMTVTTIAFPGTPFSSGNHIAIFLTGNSPLTSRILKPALADARTGEIVAVRDMPWYATALFMSQSLHFGDYGGLALKVAWAVMDVIAIVILGSGIYLWVVRQRRMRGYGPPKDAGDRPPVRRARLSRWKQWKLPLSLALLTIIGLAVSLIWAGLWVATASAALSIAIGVMIVGAAQKRRPEHRK from the coding sequence ATGGCGCAGCAGGGGCAATCGAGCCCGGCCGGGGCCGATCGCGCTTCGCTCGACACCATCGCCGCGGCGGTCAGAAAGACCGAACCCAGCATGACGGTGACGACGATTGCCTTTCCCGGCACGCCGTTTTCCAGCGGAAATCACATCGCCATCTTTCTCACGGGGAACAGTCCGCTCACCAGCCGTATCCTCAAGCCGGCGCTGGCCGATGCGCGGACGGGCGAGATCGTCGCGGTTCGGGACATGCCCTGGTACGCGACCGCGTTGTTCATGTCGCAGTCGCTTCATTTCGGCGACTATGGCGGTCTGGCGCTCAAGGTCGCGTGGGCGGTGATGGATGTGATAGCGATCGTTATTTTGGGGAGCGGCATCTACCTCTGGGTCGTGCGCCAGCGCCGGATGCGGGGCTATGGTCCGCCAAAGGACGCCGGCGACAGGCCGCCTGTCCGCCGGGCAAGGCTCTCACGATGGAAACAGTGGAAGCTGCCTCTCTCGCTGGCCCTGCTGACGATTATCGGGCTTGCCGTGTCGTTGATCTGGGCTGGCCTTTGGGTGGCCACGGCGTCGGCAGCGCTGTCCATCGCAATCGGCGTCATGATCGTGGGCGCCGCACAGAAGCGTCGTCCCGAACATCGCAAATGA
- a CDS encoding TonB-dependent receptor: MARAFKLNLVGTSMLMSALAGTSLLAATAEAQTTPAGANPEVEGDIVVTARKRSERLQDTPVPVTVLNSSTLVARNQTRLQDYFAQVPGLSINPAGDGTSNIMLRGISTGNFGNPTVAVTIDDVPFGASTALGGGQLLQPDLDPAILSQIEVLRGPQGTLYGAASLGGLIKYVTINPSTNELSGRVEADISDTHKGGIGYGLRGSINVPVTPTLAIFASGFSRRSAGYVDNVMTGKDDVNSIDVYGGRLSLLWTPVSELSVKLSALYQHTKGDGSAYVFTDYYHRALNGDLTQSLMPDSGSYRARTLLLTANVDYDLGPATLSSVTGYGRNNYFSGSDYPAIAAGRLYNDFGLRKVTEELRLSSKPGAKLEWLIGAFYDDERTPTVQTINTINPTTAAFVSNLAVFDFPTTYKEYSFFGDATYHFTRQLSLQVGMRYSHNKQTYRETDTGPLGDASPGVPTYLAQDSSDNAVTLLVVPQYKISDDLMLYARFATGYRPGGPNASANVFNLPGTFGADKTKNYEAGIKGSAFDRQLTFDISGYHIDWNNIQVTVVDPATQFSYFSNGGQARSDGFEGSLEFRTRQGFRLTANASYNIAEFSRTPPPNLYAANGAWLPFAPRYSGSASADQDLAINDSWTASFGGTVTYIGKRYGIFASNATGVRVVLPQYTSLDLRAGIHDKHWTIGLFVQNVTDKRGVISSTARRASRATLSDIFYTNFIQPRTIGVSVARKF; the protein is encoded by the coding sequence ATGGCACGCGCATTCAAGCTCAATCTGGTCGGAACATCGATGCTAATGTCCGCACTCGCCGGGACGAGCCTGTTGGCCGCGACGGCAGAGGCGCAGACAACACCAGCTGGGGCGAATCCCGAGGTGGAGGGCGATATCGTCGTCACCGCACGGAAGCGCTCGGAGCGTCTACAGGATACGCCGGTTCCGGTTACCGTGCTCAACTCCTCGACGCTGGTCGCGCGCAATCAGACGCGGCTGCAGGACTATTTCGCGCAAGTCCCTGGTCTCAGCATCAATCCCGCTGGCGATGGCACCAGCAACATCATGCTTCGCGGCATTTCGACCGGCAACTTCGGCAATCCGACGGTTGCGGTGACGATCGACGATGTGCCGTTCGGGGCGTCAACGGCGCTTGGCGGCGGACAATTGCTGCAGCCTGACCTCGATCCGGCCATCCTGTCCCAGATTGAGGTGCTGCGCGGGCCACAGGGCACGCTTTACGGTGCGGCGAGCCTTGGTGGCCTGATCAAATATGTCACGATCAACCCCTCGACCAACGAGCTCTCCGGCCGGGTCGAGGCCGATATCAGCGATACTCACAAGGGCGGTATCGGCTATGGCCTTCGCGGTTCGATCAACGTGCCGGTCACGCCTACACTTGCCATTTTCGCCAGTGGCTTTTCGCGGCGGAGCGCTGGCTACGTCGACAATGTCATGACCGGCAAGGACGATGTGAATTCGATCGACGTCTACGGCGGCCGACTCTCTCTCTTGTGGACGCCGGTTTCGGAACTTTCGGTGAAGCTCAGCGCACTCTACCAGCATACGAAAGGCGACGGCTCGGCCTATGTCTTCACCGATTATTATCATCGCGCGCTGAACGGCGATCTGACGCAATCGCTCATGCCGGACAGCGGCTCGTACCGGGCGCGGACGTTGCTGCTTACCGCGAACGTCGATTATGATCTCGGCCCCGCGACCCTGAGTTCGGTCACCGGCTACGGCCGCAACAACTATTTCTCGGGTTCGGATTATCCCGCGATCGCGGCGGGGCGATTGTATAACGATTTCGGGCTGCGCAAGGTGACGGAGGAATTGCGCCTCAGCTCGAAGCCCGGCGCCAAGCTCGAGTGGCTGATCGGCGCCTTCTACGACGACGAACGTACACCGACCGTCCAGACGATCAATACGATCAACCCGACGACCGCCGCCTTTGTATCGAACCTTGCGGTCTTCGACTTCCCGACGACTTACAAGGAATATTCCTTCTTCGGTGACGCGACCTATCACTTCACCCGGCAGCTCAGCCTGCAGGTCGGCATGCGCTACAGTCACAACAAACAGACCTATCGTGAGACCGATACAGGTCCGTTGGGCGATGCATCGCCCGGGGTGCCCACCTACCTCGCTCAGGATTCGAGCGACAATGCGGTCACGCTGCTGGTCGTTCCGCAATATAAGATCAGCGACGATCTTATGCTCTACGCCCGCTTCGCGACCGGCTATCGGCCGGGTGGCCCCAACGCGAGCGCGAACGTCTTCAACCTCCCGGGTACGTTCGGCGCCGACAAGACGAAGAATTACGAGGCCGGCATCAAGGGCAGCGCTTTCGATCGCCAGCTGACCTTTGACATCTCCGGATATCATATCGACTGGAACAATATTCAGGTGACGGTGGTCGATCCGGCGACGCAATTCTCCTACTTCTCCAACGGTGGCCAGGCCCGGAGCGATGGTTTCGAAGGCTCGCTCGAATTCCGGACGCGGCAGGGGTTCCGCCTGACCGCGAACGCCAGCTACAATATCGCCGAATTCTCGCGCACGCCGCCGCCGAACCTCTACGCCGCGAATGGTGCCTGGCTGCCCTTTGCCCCGCGCTACAGCGGGAGCGCCTCGGCCGATCAGGACCTCGCGATCAATGATAGCTGGACCGCCAGCTTTGGCGGCACGGTCACCTATATTGGCAAGCGCTATGGCATCTTCGCCTCGAACGCGACAGGCGTTCGCGTGGTCCTGCCGCAGTACACGTCGCTGGACCTGCGGGCCGGCATCCACGACAAACATTGGACGATCGGCCTGTTTGTGCAGAACGTCACCGACAAGCGGGGCGTCATCTCATCGACCGCGCGGCGTGCTTCGCGCGCGACTTTGTCCGATATATTCTATACAAATTTCATCCAGCCGCGAACGATTGGCGTGTCCGTCGCCCGGAAATTCTAA
- a CDS encoding peptidase S10: MKPILTSLGITIAAVLAVAPLHAAPVESCGIATAAGAGSVIQPDPRTTDTRHQFAAGGKRFDYAAKAGTMLIHDDDGHPVAEIGYTAYSRSTAKGAAPRPVIFAFNGGPGSSSAWLHVGLLGPKRLIANDAAPTSPSEMKVVDNVFGMIDKADVVLIDPVGTGIARAVCGKKDQDFWNTDADADSVSRFIMQYLGENGLWAAPKYILGESYGTIRAAVVLNYLRTRRVSFDGAILLGIATDIETIYTELPGNDRPYPLFVAGFAATAWYHKLVPESSGPLEPFLAEARRFALGPYASALLQGNALPDAERDAIAEQVHRFTGLSTDYVKAANLRVSEFAYGQEILRDQRKVVSRLDSRFVGDAQDPLQKSADYDPLLAYLGSALNAAFNDYYRRGLNVSTDRVYQMLNSDAGNRFTMDHKPIGAPGDRQPIANAGVDLATVMTQDPNLRILVLAGYFDLGSPFTAAEYMVNHLAIAKPIQARVSIKYYRSGHMIYVHEPSLRQLKSDLDQFVDAGHRTAR, from the coding sequence ATGAAACCGATCCTGACGAGCCTGGGCATCACGATCGCCGCCGTCCTCGCCGTCGCCCCTTTGCACGCCGCGCCGGTCGAGAGCTGTGGGATCGCTACAGCGGCCGGTGCCGGCAGCGTCATCCAACCTGATCCGAGGACCACGGACACCCGGCATCAATTCGCGGCGGGTGGCAAACGCTTCGACTATGCCGCCAAGGCCGGCACGATGCTGATCCACGACGATGACGGGCACCCCGTCGCAGAGATCGGCTACACGGCCTATTCGCGGTCGACCGCGAAAGGCGCCGCGCCGCGTCCGGTGATCTTCGCCTTCAACGGCGGCCCGGGCTCCTCCTCCGCCTGGCTGCATGTCGGTCTGCTCGGCCCCAAGCGCCTCATCGCCAACGACGCCGCGCCGACCTCGCCTTCGGAGATGAAGGTGGTCGACAATGTGTTCGGCATGATCGACAAAGCCGACGTCGTTTTGATCGATCCGGTTGGCACGGGCATCGCTCGCGCGGTTTGCGGCAAGAAAGATCAGGATTTCTGGAATACCGATGCCGACGCCGATTCGGTCAGCCGCTTCATCATGCAATATCTCGGCGAGAACGGCCTTTGGGCAGCTCCAAAATATATTCTGGGTGAAAGCTACGGCACCATCCGTGCCGCGGTCGTTCTCAACTATCTGCGCACCCGTCGGGTAAGCTTCGACGGCGCGATCCTGCTCGGCATCGCCACCGATATCGAGACGATCTATACCGAACTCCCTGGCAACGATCGCCCCTATCCGTTGTTCGTTGCCGGCTTCGCCGCAACGGCATGGTATCATAAGCTGGTGCCGGAATCGTCTGGACCGCTCGAACCGTTCCTCGCGGAAGCGCGACGCTTCGCGCTGGGCCCTTATGCCAGTGCCTTGCTCCAGGGCAATGCCTTGCCCGACGCCGAGCGCGACGCCATCGCGGAGCAGGTCCATCGCTTCACCGGCCTTTCCACCGACTATGTGAAAGCCGCCAATCTGCGCGTTTCGGAATTCGCTTACGGCCAGGAGATTCTGCGCGACCAACGAAAGGTCGTCAGCCGGCTGGATTCGCGCTTTGTCGGCGATGCCCAGGATCCGCTGCAGAAATCGGCCGATTACGACCCACTGCTGGCCTATCTGGGGTCGGCCCTGAACGCGGCGTTCAACGACTATTACCGGCGCGGGCTAAACGTCTCCACTGACCGCGTTTATCAAATGCTGAATAGCGATGCTGGCAATCGTTTCACCATGGACCATAAGCCGATCGGCGCCCCCGGCGATCGGCAGCCGATCGCCAATGCCGGCGTCGATCTCGCGACGGTAATGACCCAGGACCCGAACCTGCGCATATTGGTGCTCGCCGGCTATTTCGATCTCGGTTCGCCGTTCACCGCTGCCGAATATATGGTCAACCATCTCGCGATCGCGAAACCGATACAGGCGCGGGTCTCGATTAAATATTACCGGTCCGGCCACATGATCTATGTCCACGAGCCGTCGCTGCGGCAGCTCAAGAGCGATCTCGACCAATTTGTCGATGCCGGCCATCGCACCGCTCGCTGA